Proteins from one Nakamurella multipartita DSM 44233 genomic window:
- a CDS encoding UTP--glucose-1-phosphate uridylyltransferase → MVVDGLEQSRALMQKAGVGSAAIAAFAHSYRQLARGETGLLREDDLEPVIDLPRLDDLDIDPELARTALAATVVVKLNGGLGTSMGMDRAKSLLPVRPDRTFLDIIAEQVLELRHRFAVPLPITFMNSFRTSADTMRALARYPDLAVDGIPLEFRQNREPKLRADDLTPVHWPADPDLEWCPPGHGDIYTALYGSGLLHLLLDQGFRYLFVSNADNLGARPDPRLAAWFAGSGAPYAAELSRKTDADRKGGQLVRRRSDGQLIQRETAQTRPEDLAVSLDATRHPFFHTNNLWMDLRALDQTLRRSDGVMGLPIIRNVKTVDPTDPTSPEVIQIETAMGAAVGVFPGAVAIEVPRDRFLPVKTTSDLLVLRSDAYRITEDIELRLAESRTSAPLVDLDPAYKLVGDFDRLFPHGAPSLVSCDRLAVHGAWTFGRDVIVRGSVTVPADHAPGTIADGTILQ, encoded by the coding sequence ATGGTGGTCGACGGCCTCGAGCAGTCGCGCGCGCTGATGCAAAAGGCCGGCGTCGGCTCGGCCGCGATCGCCGCGTTCGCCCATTCCTACCGGCAACTGGCCCGAGGGGAGACCGGCCTGCTCCGGGAGGACGATCTCGAGCCGGTCATCGACCTGCCGCGACTCGACGACCTGGACATCGACCCGGAGCTGGCTCGAACTGCCCTGGCGGCGACCGTGGTGGTCAAGCTCAACGGCGGCCTGGGCACCTCGATGGGCATGGACCGAGCAAAGTCCTTGCTCCCGGTCCGACCGGACCGCACCTTCCTGGACATCATCGCCGAGCAGGTGCTCGAGCTGCGCCATCGGTTCGCGGTGCCGTTGCCGATCACGTTCATGAACAGCTTCCGGACATCGGCCGACACCATGCGGGCACTGGCCCGGTACCCGGACCTGGCCGTCGACGGAATTCCGTTGGAGTTCCGGCAGAACCGTGAACCCAAGCTGCGGGCGGACGACTTGACCCCGGTGCACTGGCCGGCCGACCCGGACCTGGAGTGGTGCCCGCCCGGGCACGGCGACATCTACACCGCCCTGTACGGGAGCGGACTGCTGCACCTGCTGTTGGACCAGGGGTTCCGATACCTGTTCGTATCCAACGCGGACAACCTGGGCGCCCGCCCGGACCCGCGGTTGGCGGCCTGGTTCGCCGGGTCCGGTGCGCCGTACGCCGCCGAGCTGAGTCGCAAGACCGACGCCGACCGTAAGGGTGGCCAGCTGGTGCGGCGCCGGTCCGACGGCCAGCTGATCCAGCGGGAAACCGCGCAGACCCGACCGGAAGACCTTGCGGTCTCGCTCGACGCGACCCGACACCCGTTCTTCCACACCAACAACCTGTGGATGGACCTGCGCGCACTCGACCAGACCCTCCGTCGCAGCGACGGGGTCATGGGACTGCCGATCATCCGCAACGTCAAGACCGTCGATCCGACCGACCCCACCTCGCCCGAGGTCATCCAGATCGAGACCGCGATGGGCGCCGCCGTGGGCGTCTTCCCCGGCGCGGTGGCCATCGAAGTGCCACGGGACCGGTTCCTGCCCGTCAAGACCACCAGCGACCTGCTGGTGCTCCGCTCGGACGCCTACCGGATCACCGAGGACATCGAACTCCGGTTGGCCGAAAGCCGAACGAGCGCACCCTTGGTCGACCTGGATCCGGCCTACAAGCTGGTCGGCGACTTCGACCGGCTGTTCCCGCACGGGGCCCCGTCACTGGTCTCCTGCGATCGGCTCGCCGTGCACGGCGCCTGGACCTTCGGCCGGGACGTCATCGTCCGAGGATCGGTCACCGTGCCCGCCGACCACGCCCCGGGCACGATTGCCGACGGCACGATCCTGCAGTGA
- a CDS encoding Clp protease N-terminal domain-containing protein, with translation MFERFTRDARTVVVAAQETARSLADSEIRATHLLLGLTQPEQRTAALLAEHGLDRDRILRRVAGRHRGGLDESALSALGIDLTAIRSSVESTFGPGALDADPRSRRRGPGRRRLFAGHLPFTAGAKKSLELALREAIRLDHGAIDTEMVLLGILRSDDLEIRQLLAESGVDVAALRQATESRRGHAA, from the coding sequence ATGTTCGAACGGTTCACCCGGGACGCGCGCACCGTCGTGGTCGCGGCCCAGGAAACGGCGCGGTCGCTGGCGGACTCCGAGATCCGGGCCACCCACCTGCTGCTCGGCCTGACCCAACCCGAACAGCGCACCGCCGCCCTGCTCGCCGAGCACGGTCTGGATCGCGACCGCATCCTGCGCCGGGTCGCCGGGCGACACCGCGGCGGGCTGGACGAGTCGGCCCTGTCCGCACTCGGCATCGATCTGACGGCCATCCGGTCCAGTGTCGAGTCGACCTTCGGCCCGGGGGCGCTGGACGCCGATCCGCGGTCGCGACGCCGCGGGCCGGGCCGACGCCGGTTGTTCGCGGGGCACCTGCCGTTCACCGCCGGCGCCAAGAAATCGCTCGAACTCGCCCTCCGGGAGGCGATTCGACTCGATCACGGGGCGATCGACACCGAGATGGTGTTGCTCGGCATCCTCCGGTCGGACGACCTGGAGATCCGGCAGCTGCTGGCGGAATCCGGCGTGGACGTCGCGGCGCTGCGCCAGGCGACCGAAAGCCGCCGCGGCCACGCGGCCTGA
- a CDS encoding L,D-transpeptidase codes for MAAVVAAAVLAVTGACAGPLGGQAVPAAEATPVAAVTSSPALDATDLSPVQPVTLSVAQGTISALTLTSPTGAEVKGTLSADRTSWTLAEPLGYGKTYTVTGTAMGSDGKAVPIQGSYSTVSPAEKMTSKISPGDDAVVGVAAPVIIRFGSEPVDRSLIQQHVTITTTPQVEGAWAWVTHDGDSWPSLDWRPKQYWPAGTTVHVSSDLYGLDLGGGTFGGDTVTSDFTIGRNQVVKADANAHTMVVQQDGVTVATYDASYGSGDVIGDPNRVTRSGTHIVMDKKETTTMSNPAYGYTDVTEHWAVRISDNGEFIHQNQATVADQGVDNVSHGCINLSAQDAQAYFQTAIYGDPVEVTGTSVQLSPADGDIFDWAIPWSEWTALADN; via the coding sequence GTGGCCGCAGTGGTTGCCGCGGCCGTCCTGGCCGTGACCGGTGCCTGTGCCGGGCCGCTGGGCGGTCAGGCCGTGCCGGCGGCGGAGGCCACCCCGGTCGCGGCGGTGACGTCGTCGCCCGCGCTGGATGCGACCGACCTGTCACCGGTGCAGCCGGTCACCCTCTCCGTCGCCCAGGGGACCATCAGCGCGCTCACGCTGACCAGCCCCACCGGGGCCGAGGTGAAGGGAACGCTGTCGGCGGACCGGACGTCCTGGACGCTCGCCGAACCTCTGGGTTACGGCAAGACGTACACCGTGACCGGGACGGCGATGGGCTCGGACGGCAAGGCGGTCCCGATCCAGGGCAGCTACAGCACCGTGAGCCCGGCCGAGAAGATGACCAGCAAGATCTCCCCCGGGGATGACGCGGTGGTGGGGGTGGCGGCTCCGGTCATCATCCGGTTCGGCTCCGAACCGGTGGACCGCTCGCTGATCCAGCAGCACGTCACGATCACCACCACCCCGCAGGTCGAGGGTGCCTGGGCGTGGGTGACCCACGACGGCGACAGCTGGCCATCGCTGGACTGGCGGCCCAAGCAGTACTGGCCCGCCGGCACCACGGTGCACGTCTCCTCCGATCTGTACGGCCTGGACCTGGGTGGCGGCACCTTCGGTGGGGACACCGTGACCAGCGACTTCACCATCGGGCGCAATCAGGTGGTCAAGGCCGACGCCAACGCCCACACCATGGTGGTCCAGCAGGACGGGGTCACGGTCGCGACCTATGACGCGTCGTACGGCAGCGGTGACGTCATCGGCGACCCGAACCGGGTCACCCGTTCCGGCACCCACATCGTGATGGACAAGAAGGAAACCACCACGATGAGCAACCCCGCCTACGGCTACACCGACGTCACCGAGCACTGGGCGGTGCGGATCAGCGACAACGGCGAGTTCATCCACCAGAACCAGGCCACCGTCGCCGATCAAGGGGTGGACAACGTCAGCCACGGGTGCATCAACCTGTCCGCGCAGGACGCGCAGGCCTACTTCCAAACGGCCATCTACGGCGATCCGGTCGAGGTCACCGGCACCAGCGTCCAGCTGTCCCCGGCCGACGGCGACATCTTCGACTGGGCCATCCCGTGGAGTGAATGGACCGCGCTGGCCGACAACTGA
- a CDS encoding OmpA family protein — translation MRAHERFSAVPDHRSERAAGRPASAVLRWQRSAGNAAVAGVLQRAAGREVVSRDAAGAVAASPVEGLATKAGSPAGLRAMLAANPGLAQQVVSWFAAGNVDESLNAMLGEAFSPAAARQQQQAPGGASGTGPTAPTDPSGAGAPEKAPKDPTLPLPPALTGTKTLLKGDLTWTLAPANHQSARIDLDFKPDATKVDAKTVSYGQTVINKIGSDLAYAGGTEADPARNKAKFQPFEDPTSKHRIDHLVDTENDPFYGAEWDQATKSWANESPGRRVGASSTKTGVSTSATMDDTPEAPAPRAGKGDSELSFESVPMVLETREPLGAILWGFKIEDKENAPIVLTGAKDADVTDTPSAAWGATMDQYYAAKYAEILDDFDIGKADLKDAHKTQLDSVVTKLQGNAALRAQLGGAADLTGGAKVNMALSLKRAENARDYLVSKGIDAARLEVQSYGADWARVATTTGTNESKNRRVQVWVH, via the coding sequence ATGAGGGCACACGAGCGGTTCTCCGCGGTCCCGGATCACCGCTCGGAGCGCGCGGCCGGTCGGCCGGCCTCGGCGGTGCTGCGGTGGCAACGTTCCGCGGGCAACGCCGCGGTGGCCGGCGTCCTGCAACGCGCCGCCGGGCGCGAGGTGGTGAGCCGGGACGCGGCGGGCGCGGTCGCCGCGTCCCCCGTCGAGGGGTTGGCCACCAAGGCCGGCAGCCCGGCCGGCCTGCGCGCCATGCTGGCCGCCAACCCGGGGTTGGCTCAGCAGGTCGTCAGCTGGTTCGCCGCCGGGAACGTCGACGAGTCGCTCAACGCGATGCTGGGTGAGGCGTTCTCGCCCGCCGCCGCCCGGCAACAGCAGCAAGCACCCGGCGGCGCATCCGGAACGGGGCCGACCGCCCCGACCGATCCCAGCGGCGCCGGTGCGCCGGAGAAGGCGCCCAAGGACCCCACCCTGCCGTTACCGCCGGCGCTGACGGGGACCAAGACCCTGCTCAAGGGTGACCTCACCTGGACGCTGGCCCCGGCCAATCACCAGAGCGCGCGGATCGACCTGGACTTCAAGCCCGACGCGACCAAGGTCGACGCGAAGACGGTCAGCTACGGGCAGACGGTGATCAACAAGATCGGCTCCGACCTGGCCTATGCCGGTGGGACCGAGGCCGACCCGGCCCGCAACAAGGCCAAGTTCCAGCCGTTCGAGGATCCGACCTCCAAGCACCGTATCGATCACCTCGTCGACACCGAGAACGACCCCTTCTACGGAGCGGAATGGGACCAGGCGACCAAGTCCTGGGCCAACGAGTCGCCCGGGCGGCGGGTCGGGGCATCGTCGACCAAGACCGGGGTGTCGACCTCGGCGACGATGGACGACACCCCGGAGGCGCCCGCGCCCCGCGCCGGAAAGGGCGACTCGGAGCTGTCGTTCGAATCGGTGCCGATGGTGCTCGAGACGCGCGAGCCGTTGGGCGCGATCCTGTGGGGCTTCAAGATCGAGGACAAGGAGAACGCGCCGATCGTGCTCACGGGCGCCAAGGACGCGGACGTGACCGATACGCCGTCGGCGGCCTGGGGCGCCACGATGGATCAGTACTACGCCGCGAAGTACGCTGAGATCCTCGACGACTTCGACATCGGCAAGGCCGATCTCAAGGACGCGCACAAGACCCAGCTGGACTCCGTGGTGACCAAGCTGCAGGGCAACGCCGCGCTGCGCGCCCAACTCGGGGGAGCGGCGGATCTCACCGGCGGGGCGAAGGTGAACATGGCGCTGAGTCTGAAGCGGGCCGAGAATGCCCGGGATTACCTGGTCTCCAAGGGCATCGACGCCGCGCGCCTGGAGGTGCAGAGCTACGGCGCCGACTGGGCCCGGGTCGCGACCACGACCGGTACCAATGAAAGCAAGAATCGCCGGGTCCAGGTGTGGGTGCACTGA
- a CDS encoding ABC transporter ATP-binding protein: protein MSTPMAVEIQGLTKSFGHAQALRGLDLQVPTGQVTGFLGPNGSGKTTTIRILLGLLKADGGRVSMLGGDPWSDAVRLHRHIAYVPGDVTLWPNLTGGEAIDILGRLSGSLDPQRRRAMLERFELDPTKKARTYSKGNRQKVALVAALASDAELLLLDEPTSGLDPIMETAFTESIREVKAQGRSVLLSSHIFAEVEKLADRVAIIREGVTVEAGTMAQLRHLTRTQVTVVLDRGADDLAALPGVHDFANTDGHVTFAVDETELPGVLAAVAARRPRSLVANPPSLEELFLRHYGDELAGLGAGSGR from the coding sequence ATGAGCACTCCAATGGCGGTCGAGATCCAAGGACTGACAAAGTCTTTCGGCCATGCCCAAGCGTTGCGCGGCCTCGACCTGCAGGTCCCCACCGGACAGGTCACCGGCTTCCTGGGGCCCAACGGCTCCGGGAAAACGACCACCATCCGCATCCTGCTCGGCCTGCTCAAGGCCGACGGTGGTCGGGTGTCGATGCTCGGCGGCGATCCGTGGTCGGACGCGGTGCGTCTGCACCGGCACATCGCCTATGTGCCCGGCGATGTCACGCTCTGGCCCAATCTCACCGGAGGTGAGGCGATCGACATCCTGGGCCGGCTGTCCGGTTCGCTCGACCCGCAGCGTCGCCGCGCGATGCTCGAACGGTTCGAGCTCGATCCGACAAAGAAGGCCCGCACCTATTCGAAGGGCAACCGGCAGAAGGTCGCACTCGTGGCCGCGCTGGCCTCGGACGCGGAGCTGCTGCTGCTCGACGAGCCGACCAGCGGACTGGATCCGATCATGGAGACCGCCTTCACCGAGTCGATCCGTGAGGTCAAGGCCCAGGGTCGATCGGTCCTGCTGTCCAGCCACATCTTCGCCGAGGTGGAGAAGCTGGCCGACCGGGTGGCCATCATCCGCGAGGGCGTCACCGTCGAGGCGGGCACCATGGCGCAGCTGCGCCATCTGACCCGCACCCAGGTGACCGTGGTGCTGGACCGGGGTGCGGACGACCTGGCCGCCCTGCCCGGCGTCCACGACTTCGCGAACACCGACGGGCACGTCACCTTCGCCGTCGACGAGACCGAACTGCCCGGTGTGCTGGCGGCGGTGGCGGCCCGCCGGCCGCGCTCGCTGGTGGCGAACCCGCCCTCGCTGGAGGAGCTGTTCCTGCGCCACTACGGCGACGAGCTGGCCGGCCTGGGCGCCGGGAGCGGGCGATGA
- the pyk gene encoding pyruvate kinase has translation MTRRAKIVCTLGPATSSEEAIAALLDAGMNVARMNFSHGDYADHEVIYHRLRDAARSSGKALAIMADLQGPKIRLGRFADGPHDWNTGDTVTITVQDVVGSKDRVSTTYKGLARDARPGDRLLIDDGKVGLVVTAVDGDDVTCSVTEGGPVSNKKGISLPGMNVSVPAMSEKDIADLKFALSLGVDVIALSFVRSPTDVDLVRNVMDEVGADRRPVIAKLEKPEAVANLEAIVRAFDGIMVARGDLGVELPLQQVPLVQKRAVQVARENARPVIVATQMLDSMIEHSRPTRAEASDVANAILDGADAVMLSGETSVGKYPIIAVKTMARIIEAVETESVAAPALTHTPRTRGGVLSFAARDIAERIDAKAVIAFTFTGDTVRRMARLHTGLPVIAFTPKEEVRNQLALTWGVRTFVTPPVDTTDEMVEQVDQAMLEIPGFEPGDTVVIVAGAPPNTSGSTKLIRVHRLGHHD, from the coding sequence ATGACACGCCGCGCGAAGATCGTCTGCACCTTGGGTCCGGCCACCTCGTCGGAGGAGGCGATCGCCGCTCTGCTGGACGCCGGGATGAACGTGGCCCGGATGAATTTCTCGCACGGTGATTACGCGGACCACGAAGTGATCTACCACCGGCTGCGGGATGCGGCCAGGTCTTCCGGCAAGGCGTTGGCCATCATGGCCGACCTGCAGGGCCCCAAGATCCGCCTCGGCCGGTTCGCCGACGGCCCGCACGACTGGAACACCGGCGACACGGTGACCATCACGGTGCAGGATGTCGTCGGCTCCAAGGACCGGGTGTCCACCACCTACAAGGGCCTGGCCCGGGACGCCCGCCCGGGTGACCGTCTGCTGATCGACGACGGCAAGGTCGGCCTGGTCGTCACCGCCGTCGACGGCGACGACGTGACCTGCTCGGTCACCGAGGGCGGCCCCGTCTCCAACAAAAAGGGCATCTCGCTGCCCGGCATGAACGTCTCGGTGCCGGCCATGTCCGAGAAGGACATCGCCGACCTGAAGTTCGCGCTGTCCCTGGGTGTCGACGTGATCGCGCTGTCCTTCGTCCGCTCGCCGACCGACGTCGACCTGGTCCGCAACGTGATGGACGAGGTCGGGGCCGATCGCCGCCCGGTCATCGCCAAGCTGGAAAAGCCCGAGGCCGTCGCCAATCTCGAAGCGATCGTGCGCGCGTTCGACGGAATCATGGTCGCCCGCGGCGATCTGGGCGTCGAGCTGCCGCTGCAGCAGGTGCCGCTGGTCCAGAAGCGCGCCGTGCAGGTGGCCCGGGAGAACGCCCGCCCGGTCATCGTCGCCACCCAGATGCTCGACTCGATGATCGAGCACTCTCGCCCGACCCGGGCCGAGGCCTCGGACGTCGCCAACGCCATCCTGGACGGGGCCGACGCGGTCATGCTGTCCGGGGAGACCTCCGTCGGCAAGTACCCGATCATCGCCGTCAAGACCATGGCCCGGATCATCGAGGCCGTCGAGACCGAGTCGGTCGCCGCCCCCGCGCTGACCCACACCCCGCGAACCCGTGGTGGCGTGCTGTCTTTCGCGGCCCGCGACATCGCCGAGCGGATCGACGCCAAGGCTGTCATCGCGTTCACCTTCACCGGTGACACCGTGCGCCGGATGGCCCGCCTGCACACCGGGCTGCCGGTCATCGCGTTCACCCCGAAGGAAGAGGTGCGCAACCAGCTCGCGTTGACCTGGGGCGTGCGGACCTTCGTCACCCCGCCGGTGGACACCACCGACGAGATGGTCGAGCAGGTCGACCAGGCCATGTTGGAGATCCCCGGGTTCGAGCCCGGCGACACCGTGGTCATCGTGGCCGGCGCGCCGCCGAACACCTCCGGTTCCACCAAGCTCATTCGGGTGCACCGGCTGGGGCATCACGACTGA
- a CDS encoding ABC transporter permease, giving the protein MTATVSGPRTERSPARGRTPADGYHGLGAMIRLVLRRNRVRLIVWVVVLVGMYQYIVSYYKTVFPDQRALDAFATLSNTPGIKALTGLSPAASTMGGAVWTKGWMTVVLALAIGVVFLVTRTGRADEEAGRTELLRSRVLGVHAYSMAAWLVTGALCVVIGVLLAVVSIGGSLDPAGTGITGSLILGGSVAGIGLVGLGVGAVAGQVSTTSRGANSLGAGVIIAAYVFRMIGDMGNGVLSWFSPIGWGQQMQPYGGNRWWPLLLLLGLTAVLLVAASQLEARRDIGAGLLPQRPGRAGAPARYGTPFGLALRLQRNPIIGWTIAIVLGGALMGSVVEAMTDLLADAGPGAENLLRGTGVTALLALLVSMMALITVVFALQTTVSLRADEASGIIEPQLAGALSRRRWALERLAIPTVWSAVLLALGGFVIGEVYGAAIHDSTQGGRLALAALAYWPAVMVFVGLAVLLWGYLPRVATPIAWGVMAAMWFITMFGEVFRLPQWFLDLLPLSATPYAPLEPMAWAPLGIMTLVALALTWIGLDRFARRDIQPA; this is encoded by the coding sequence ATGACCGCCACCGTGTCCGGCCCCCGGACCGAACGGTCGCCGGCCCGGGGCCGGACCCCGGCGGACGGTTATCACGGCCTCGGCGCGATGATCCGCCTGGTCCTGCGCCGCAACCGGGTGCGACTGATCGTCTGGGTGGTCGTGCTGGTCGGGATGTACCAGTACATCGTCAGCTACTACAAGACCGTCTTTCCCGATCAGCGGGCCCTCGACGCCTTCGCCACGCTGTCCAACACTCCGGGAATCAAGGCGCTCACCGGGCTTTCGCCGGCGGCCAGCACTATGGGGGGCGCGGTCTGGACCAAGGGCTGGATGACCGTGGTCCTCGCGCTGGCGATCGGCGTGGTCTTCCTGGTCACCCGCACCGGCCGGGCCGACGAGGAAGCCGGGCGCACCGAACTGCTGCGCTCGCGGGTCCTGGGGGTGCACGCCTACTCGATGGCCGCCTGGCTGGTCACCGGGGCCCTGTGCGTGGTGATCGGCGTGCTGCTCGCGGTGGTCTCCATCGGCGGGTCGCTGGATCCGGCCGGCACGGGCATCACCGGGTCCCTGATTCTGGGCGGCTCGGTGGCCGGCATCGGGCTCGTCGGCCTGGGCGTCGGCGCGGTCGCCGGGCAGGTGTCGACGACCTCGCGGGGGGCCAACTCGCTGGGCGCCGGCGTGATCATCGCCGCGTACGTGTTCCGCATGATCGGCGACATGGGCAACGGCGTGCTGTCGTGGTTCTCGCCGATCGGCTGGGGCCAGCAGATGCAGCCCTACGGCGGCAATCGATGGTGGCCACTGCTGTTGCTGCTCGGGCTCACCGCGGTGCTGCTGGTGGCGGCGAGCCAGCTTGAGGCCCGGCGCGACATCGGCGCGGGGCTGCTGCCCCAGCGACCCGGCCGGGCCGGGGCACCGGCCCGCTACGGCACGCCGTTCGGGTTGGCCCTGCGACTGCAACGCAATCCGATCATCGGCTGGACGATCGCCATCGTGCTCGGCGGCGCGCTCATGGGTTCGGTCGTGGAGGCGATGACCGATCTGCTCGCCGACGCCGGACCCGGTGCCGAGAACCTCTTGCGCGGAACCGGTGTCACCGCCCTGCTGGCTTTGCTGGTCAGCATGATGGCGCTGATCACGGTCGTCTTTGCCCTGCAGACCACGGTGTCGCTGCGGGCCGACGAGGCGTCCGGAATCATCGAGCCGCAGCTTGCCGGGGCACTGTCGCGCCGGCGGTGGGCGCTGGAGCGGCTGGCCATTCCGACGGTCTGGTCGGCGGTGTTGCTCGCCCTCGGCGGGTTCGTCATCGGCGAGGTGTACGGCGCCGCCATCCATGACTCGACGCAGGGCGGGCGGCTGGCGCTGGCTGCGCTGGCCTACTGGCCCGCGGTCATGGTGTTCGTCGGGCTCGCGGTCCTGCTCTGGGGTTACCTGCCGCGGGTGGCGACTCCCATCGCCTGGGGCGTCATGGCCGCGATGTGGTTCATCACCATGTTCGGCGAGGTGTTCCGCCTCCCCCAGTGGTTCCTGGACCTGCTGCCGCTGTCCGCGACCCCCTACGCCCCGCTCGAGCCGATGGCCTGGGCCCCGTTGGGCATCATGACCCTCGTCGCGCTCGCGCTGACCTGGATCGGTCTCGACCGGTTCGCTCGCCGGGACATCCAGCCGGCCTGA
- a CDS encoding helix-turn-helix domain-containing protein yields the protein MTETDHAATELAGALDSADPAVGLRAVASLRILLERLEALHVAGARARGWSWQEIADQLGVTKQTVHRKHHRRI from the coding sequence ATGACCGAGACCGATCACGCCGCCACCGAATTGGCCGGCGCGCTGGACAGCGCCGACCCGGCCGTCGGGTTGCGCGCCGTGGCTTCCCTCCGGATCCTGCTGGAGCGCCTGGAGGCGCTGCACGTCGCCGGCGCCCGCGCCCGCGGCTGGTCCTGGCAGGAGATCGCCGATCAGCTCGGCGTCACCAAACAAACCGTCCACCGCAAGCATCATCGGAGGATCTGA
- a CDS encoding TetR/AcrR family transcriptional regulator, producing the protein MRIVPGSHDRPAADLTARAKVRDAAIAAFAEQGFDASFRVIAARAGVSPGLITHHFGSKEQLRAECDAEVLRQYRALKSSSIANPSGYLFQHLAEPGPAAQLTVYMLRAIHAGGRPAQDFLEHLIDGAREVMAASVAAGLVRPSRDEEARTRYLAFQTMGAMLIQFLTMPDPSPEAFVESIRNSRQNQILPTLELFTDGLLVDRSMLEDYLGYLERAPDTATAAGDPDSRTA; encoded by the coding sequence GTGCGTATAGTCCCCGGCTCCCACGACCGACCGGCGGCGGACCTGACGGCTCGGGCCAAGGTGCGTGATGCCGCCATCGCCGCGTTCGCCGAACAGGGCTTCGATGCCTCGTTCCGGGTCATCGCCGCGCGGGCCGGGGTCTCCCCCGGCCTGATCACCCATCACTTCGGCTCGAAGGAGCAGTTGCGCGCGGAGTGCGACGCCGAGGTGCTCCGCCAGTACCGGGCGCTGAAGTCCAGCAGTATCGCCAACCCGAGCGGCTACCTGTTCCAGCACCTGGCCGAGCCGGGGCCGGCGGCCCAGCTGACGGTGTACATGCTGCGGGCCATCCATGCCGGCGGGCGGCCGGCCCAGGATTTCCTGGAGCACCTGATCGACGGCGCCCGCGAGGTGATGGCGGCCAGCGTGGCGGCCGGACTGGTCCGGCCCTCGCGCGATGAGGAGGCCCGCACCCGCTATCTGGCCTTCCAGACGATGGGGGCGATGCTCATCCAGTTCCTGACCATGCCCGACCCGTCGCCCGAGGCGTTCGTGGAATCGATCCGCAACAGCCGGCAGAACCAGATTCTGCCCACGCTGGAACTGTTCACCGACGGACTGCTGGTCGATCGCAGCATGCTCGAGGACTACCTGGGCTATCTCGAGCGCGCCCCCGACACCGCCACCGCCGCAGGCGATCCCGACTCCCGGACCGCCTGA
- the galK gene encoding galactokinase, producing MNTTTVSDLFRRSYGRKPDGVFSAPGRVNLIGEHTDYNGGLVLPFAIDARAHLAAGRADSGAIRIMSAQKPGEFSQVHLDDVRPGSPAVAGWPGYLLGAIWSLQQTGRPIESVDLVLDSQIPAGAGLSSSAAVECATVLAVSALSGYSMDPLTIARIAQRAENDFVGVPCGPMDQTASAACAEGSVLLFDTRSGSTENISFDPAAHDLTVLVVDTQVAHSLADGEYGKRRTSCELAAEILGVTQLREVTVDDLPAALSKLPDDELRRRLRHVVTENDRVESTVELLRAGRITDIGPLLTASHASLRDDYDVSCAELDAAVDTALTAGALGARMTGGGFGGSVIALVPTDLTDHVGAAVVSAFAGHGFRPPVLRRVSPAQGARREN from the coding sequence ATGAACACCACGACCGTGTCCGACCTGTTCCGTCGCAGTTACGGCCGGAAACCTGACGGGGTGTTCTCCGCGCCCGGCCGGGTCAACCTGATCGGCGAGCACACCGACTACAACGGCGGCCTGGTGCTGCCGTTCGCCATCGACGCCCGCGCTCACCTCGCCGCCGGCCGGGCCGACTCCGGGGCCATCCGAATCATGTCCGCGCAGAAACCGGGTGAGTTCAGCCAGGTCCACCTTGACGATGTTCGGCCTGGCTCCCCGGCCGTCGCCGGGTGGCCCGGCTACCTGCTGGGGGCCATTTGGTCGCTGCAGCAGACCGGTCGCCCGATCGAATCGGTCGACCTGGTCCTGGACTCCCAGATACCCGCCGGAGCTGGTCTGTCATCCTCGGCCGCGGTGGAATGCGCCACCGTGCTGGCAGTTTCCGCGCTGTCCGGCTACTCGATGGACCCGCTCACCATCGCCCGCATCGCGCAACGGGCCGAGAACGACTTCGTCGGGGTGCCCTGCGGCCCGATGGACCAGACCGCGTCCGCCGCCTGCGCCGAAGGCTCGGTACTGCTGTTCGACACCCGATCAGGTAGCACCGAGAACATCTCGTTCGATCCCGCCGCGCACGACCTCACGGTGCTGGTCGTCGACACCCAGGTCGCTCACTCCCTCGCCGACGGCGAGTACGGCAAGCGGCGCACCTCCTGCGAGTTGGCCGCCGAGATCCTGGGCGTCACCCAACTTCGGGAGGTCACCGTCGACGACCTGCCCGCCGCGCTGAGCAAGCTCCCCGACGACGAGCTGCGCCGCCGGCTCCGGCACGTCGTCACCGAGAACGACCGGGTGGAAAGCACCGTCGAGCTGCTGCGGGCCGGTCGGATCACCGACATCGGCCCGTTGCTCACCGCCTCGCACGCCTCCCTGCGCGACGACTACGACGTCTCCTGTGCCGAACTCGACGCTGCTGTGGACACGGCACTGACGGCCGGCGCCCTCGGCGCTCGGATGACCGGCGGAGGGTTCGGTGGGTCGGTCATCGCGCTCGTCCCGACCGATCTGACCGACCACGTCGGTGCCGCGGTCGTCTCCGCCTTCGCCGGGCACGGCTTTCGACCGCCGGTCCTACGCCGGGTCAGCCCCGCGCAGGGTGCCCGGCGGGAGAACTGA